In one window of Limnohabitans sp. MORI2 DNA:
- the moaA gene encoding GTP 3',8-cyclase MoaA, protein MSERVIPLVDQRLRALAASVPALPIAATGLLSDSLGRPLHDLRISVTDRCNFRCNYCMPKEVFNKDYAYLPHGDLLNFEEITRLAKVFVAHGVRKIRLTGGEPLLRKNLEILVEQLANIQTPDGTPLDLTLTTNGSLLARKAKSLKDAGLNRVTVSLDGLDDAVFRAMNDVDFPVADVLDGIAAAKDAGLGIDAHGQLTGLKVNMVVKRTTNVDQILPMARHFRGSGITLRFIEYMDVGATNGWRMDEVMPSAEVIQHIQQEFPLVALEASALGETAQRWGYANAAGVFDPTLGEVGVISSVTQAFCRDCNRARLSTEGKLYLCLFATQGYDLRTLMRDQQASDADIASAIGHIWHKRDDRYSELRASMPAENAPAVRRVEMSYIGG, encoded by the coding sequence ATGTCTGAACGCGTGATTCCCCTGGTCGACCAACGCCTGCGAGCCCTCGCGGCCTCTGTGCCAGCCCTTCCCATTGCGGCCACTGGGCTCTTGAGCGACAGCTTGGGCCGCCCACTGCACGATCTGCGCATCAGCGTGACCGACCGTTGCAACTTTCGCTGCAACTACTGCATGCCCAAAGAGGTGTTCAACAAAGACTACGCCTACTTGCCCCACGGCGACTTGCTGAACTTTGAAGAAATCACGCGTCTGGCCAAAGTGTTTGTGGCCCACGGCGTGCGCAAAATTCGCCTCACAGGCGGTGAGCCGCTGCTGCGCAAGAACCTTGAAATACTGGTCGAGCAACTCGCCAACATCCAAACACCTGACGGCACGCCCTTAGACCTCACCCTCACCACCAACGGTTCGCTCCTGGCGCGCAAAGCCAAGTCACTCAAAGACGCGGGCTTGAACCGCGTGACGGTGAGCCTAGATGGCCTAGACGACGCCGTGTTCCGCGCCATGAACGATGTGGACTTTCCCGTGGCCGATGTGCTCGACGGCATTGCCGCCGCCAAAGACGCGGGGTTGGGAATAGACGCCCATGGTCAACTGACCGGCCTCAAAGTCAATATGGTGGTCAAGCGCACCACCAACGTCGACCAAATCTTGCCCATGGCTCGCCACTTCCGCGGCAGCGGCATCACCCTGCGATTTATTGAGTACATGGATGTGGGCGCGACCAACGGTTGGCGCATGGACGAGGTGATGCCCTCTGCCGAAGTTATCCAACACATCCAGCAGGAATTTCCACTGGTAGCCCTAGAGGCCAGCGCCCTAGGCGAAACAGCTCAGCGCTGGGGCTATGCCAACGCAGCGGGCGTGTTTGACCCAACCTTGGGTGAAGTGGGCGTCATCAGCAGTGTCACCCAAGCGTTTTGCCGCGACTGCAACCGCGCACGCCTTTCGACCGAAGGCAAGCTCTACCTGTGTTTGTTTGCCACGCAAGGCTACGATTTGCGCACACTCATGCGTGATCAACAAGCCAGCGATGCCGACATAGCCTCTGCCATTGGTCACATTTGGCACAAGCGCGACGACCGCTATTCAGAACTACGCGCCTCTATGCCTGCCGAGAACGCACCTGCCGTGCGACGGGTTGAAATGAGCTACATCGGCGGCTAA
- the rnhA gene encoding ribonuclease HI, translated as MNTVEIYTDGACKGNPGPGGWGVLLRSPSGQEKELFGGELETTNNRMELLAVIEALRALKRPCQVALYLDSEYVRKGITEWIHGWKARGWRTAAKQPVKNADLWQQLDELTHQGDHDIVWHWVKGHAGHVDNERADGLANRGVALALSGR; from the coding sequence ATGAACACGGTTGAGATTTACACAGATGGTGCGTGCAAAGGTAACCCTGGTCCCGGCGGTTGGGGGGTGTTGCTGCGTTCACCTTCAGGTCAAGAGAAAGAGTTGTTTGGCGGTGAGCTAGAAACAACCAACAATCGCATGGAACTCTTGGCGGTGATCGAGGCCTTGCGTGCTTTGAAGCGTCCTTGCCAAGTGGCCTTGTACCTAGACAGCGAGTATGTCCGTAAAGGCATCACGGAGTGGATTCATGGATGGAAAGCGCGTGGCTGGCGCACGGCCGCAAAGCAGCCAGTCAAGAATGCCGATCTCTGGCAGCAACTCGATGAGCTAACCCATCAAGGCGACCACGACATCGTGTGGCACTGGGTCAAAGGGCATGCGGGGCATGTGGACAACGAGCGGGCTGATGGTTTGGCTAACAGAGGCGTGGCGTTGGCCCTGTCGGGTCGGTGA
- a CDS encoding efflux RND transporter periplasmic adaptor subunit — protein MAFKKMHSIVAVVGIVGASTLAWWLQSPKTDANTTAGPRPSGVEISQVKKITLRDDAEAVGSLRSSQNIMLRPEVAGRVLALGFADGARVRAGQVLVQMDDTLQRAEVQQSLAQMSIARANHKRNQELVAQNFIAQRSLDESAAALQVAEAQLGLSCARLDRMRLIAPFNGVVGIRSVNVGDYVKDGTDLINLENIASLYVDYRLPERYQTKVTPGQTIEVKLDPFPGRMFKAKVEAVDPLIDANGRSIGVRAVLANTAGEPVVSAANKGAVSAPAAPASAATSTKVTIPAPAQSPSRGSIQPSPQSLGCPPNLFDRTRTTAGGDQNGPLRPGMFARVTAVFAVKPNALVVPEEAIVPQGGKQFVIKAVDPAELPALAASAAASAPALPPDTKLVSQRVEVKLGLRRGGQVEIVEGLKEGDTVVVAGQQRLQKDGSALRVVELGRGAASPASAAASGSAVGASASIAAGAASDASSAASR, from the coding sequence ATGGCTTTCAAAAAAATGCATTCCATTGTGGCTGTCGTGGGCATTGTGGGTGCCTCAACTTTGGCTTGGTGGTTGCAGTCGCCAAAGACAGACGCGAATACGACAGCTGGCCCACGTCCGAGTGGGGTTGAGATCAGCCAAGTCAAGAAAATCACCCTGCGTGACGACGCTGAGGCGGTAGGGAGTCTGCGCTCGTCGCAAAACATCATGCTGCGCCCAGAAGTGGCTGGTCGTGTTCTGGCTTTAGGCTTTGCAGATGGTGCACGTGTCCGCGCTGGTCAAGTGTTGGTGCAAATGGACGACACCTTGCAGCGTGCAGAAGTTCAGCAGTCACTGGCGCAAATGTCGATCGCACGTGCCAACCACAAACGTAACCAAGAGCTAGTGGCTCAAAACTTCATCGCACAACGATCATTGGATGAAAGTGCTGCGGCCCTTCAAGTGGCTGAGGCTCAGTTGGGTTTGTCGTGTGCTCGTCTCGACCGCATGCGTTTGATCGCCCCTTTCAATGGTGTGGTGGGTATTCGCAGTGTCAACGTGGGTGATTACGTCAAAGATGGCACTGATCTCATCAACTTAGAGAATATTGCTAGCCTTTATGTGGATTACCGATTGCCCGAGCGCTATCAAACCAAAGTCACGCCAGGGCAAACCATCGAAGTCAAGTTGGATCCGTTTCCAGGGCGCATGTTCAAAGCCAAAGTTGAAGCGGTGGATCCGCTGATTGACGCCAATGGTCGATCCATTGGGGTGCGTGCTGTTTTGGCCAATACAGCTGGCGAGCCCGTGGTATCGGCTGCCAATAAAGGGGCTGTGTCAGCGCCTGCTGCCCCAGCGTCTGCTGCGACCAGCACCAAGGTGACGATTCCTGCGCCAGCGCAATCGCCTAGCCGGGGCTCGATTCAACCTTCACCTCAAAGTTTGGGCTGTCCGCCTAATCTTTTTGATCGCACACGAACAACGGCAGGTGGAGATCAAAACGGCCCCTTGCGTCCGGGTATGTTTGCCCGTGTGACGGCGGTATTTGCAGTCAAACCCAATGCCCTCGTGGTGCCTGAAGAAGCTATCGTGCCGCAGGGTGGCAAGCAGTTTGTCATCAAAGCCGTGGATCCTGCAGAGTTGCCTGCACTTGCTGCCAGCGCCGCAGCCAGTGCGCCTGCGTTACCCCCTGATACAAAGCTGGTGTCCCAGCGTGTGGAGGTCAAGCTGGGACTTCGTCGCGGCGGTCAAGTGGAAATTGTCGAGGGCTTGAAAGAAGGGGACACAGTAGTAGTTGCCGGTCAACAGCGCTTGCAAAAAGACGGTTCTGCCTTACGGGTGGTGGAGCTTGGACGTGGGGCCGCCAGCCCTGCATCTGCAGCTGCTTCGGGTAGTGCTGTGGGTGCATCAGCGTCGATTGCTGCCGGGGCAGCTAGCGACGCCTCGTCTGCGGCAAGCCGCTAA
- a CDS encoding DUF3149 domain-containing protein: protein MKALIDLFSTDYGLMSVGVIAFVLVMAVYFLRVFMGLMDETGKSTHE, encoded by the coding sequence ATGAAAGCATTGATCGATCTTTTTTCCACCGACTACGGCCTGATGAGCGTGGGCGTGATTGCCTTTGTGCTGGTGATGGCGGTCTACTTTTTGCGCGTTTTCATGGGCTTGATGGACGAAACCGGCAAAAGTACCCACGAATAA
- a CDS encoding efflux RND transporter permease subunit, which translates to MQLPEISIRRPVFATVLSLLIVLVGVVSFSRLNVREYPKIDNPVVTVETKYTGASSAVVESQVTKVLEDSLSGIEGVDVITSLSRQEQSQITVNFVLSRDADSAAADVRDKVSRVRQRLPQGIDEPVIAKVEADAFPVIWLSFSADTLNVLQLTDYANRIAKPMLQTAPGASDVRVYGERKYAMRIWLDPDRLAAYKLTTQDVEDALRRSNVEVPAGRIESKLREFNVTASTDLQTPQEFTNVVIKSVNGIQVRIGDVARVEQGPQLERTATRLNGKDAITLGVIRNATANPLDLSAAVRNMIPKIKENLPPGVEIEVANDNSVFIDRSIKAVYQTILEAAVLVALVIFVFLRTLRASIIPLVTIPVCLIGTFALMAMFGFTVNTLTMLALVLAIGLVVDDAIVVLENIYRHIEEGMSPFHAAIKGAKEVGFAVVAMTMTLAAVYAPLAFTPGRTGKLFTEFALALAGSVVVSGFVALTLSPMMCSIMLKHSHNPSWFDRTMEVQLQRISNAYGRLLKWTLSQGVVFGRVMSRRWLVVGVMVLAGIGTWTLLKTTKSELAPMEDRGVILTVINGPDGATMDYTTRYTLALEKMADKYTEFDRIFTVVGNPTVAQGNVFYRARPWEERKKTTLEIARDMTPAVAGLPGVTAFPITPPSLGQPFRERPLNFVILTSDSYQNLAQVVRSFQEEIAKNPGIVSVDTDLRLNKPEISMEVDRERAADMGVPVEQIARAVETMMGGRQVTRYKREGDQYDVIVQTASTGRDTPDDIERVFVRGKGDAMIPLSALVKIKEVVVPRELNHFSQRRSASISANLSPTYSLGEAIAFMNATAQKVLKPGYSTDLNGTSREFVKSSGSLVVVFVLALLFIFLVLAAQFESFVDPLVIMLSVPLSMVGALLALQFSGGTLNVFSQIGLITLVGLITKHGILIVEFANQLRHEGMELFEAVTQSATLRLRPILMTTGAMVLGAIPLALASGAGAESRKQIGWVIVGGMSLGTLLTIFVVPTMYTLFARQKVPGAIDVRHEDEDVGA; encoded by the coding sequence ATGCAGTTGCCTGAGATTTCTATTCGTCGTCCGGTGTTCGCCACCGTGCTCTCACTCCTCATTGTGCTGGTGGGAGTGGTGTCGTTCAGTCGGCTAAACGTGCGCGAATATCCCAAGATTGATAACCCCGTGGTGACGGTAGAGACCAAATACACCGGCGCTTCGAGTGCCGTGGTGGAGTCTCAAGTGACCAAGGTCTTAGAGGATTCACTGTCTGGCATTGAAGGTGTGGATGTCATCACCTCTTTGAGTCGTCAAGAGCAAAGTCAAATCACCGTGAACTTTGTGCTTTCACGGGATGCAGATTCCGCCGCAGCCGATGTGCGAGACAAAGTCAGCCGTGTGCGTCAGCGCTTACCGCAAGGGATTGACGAGCCAGTGATCGCCAAGGTGGAAGCTGATGCGTTTCCTGTGATTTGGTTGTCCTTCAGCGCAGACACCTTGAACGTGTTGCAGCTCACAGACTACGCCAATCGAATTGCCAAACCCATGTTGCAAACCGCTCCCGGTGCTTCAGATGTGCGTGTGTATGGCGAGCGCAAATACGCCATGCGCATTTGGCTCGATCCCGATCGACTGGCAGCCTACAAACTGACCACACAAGATGTAGAGGATGCATTGCGTCGCTCGAATGTCGAAGTGCCAGCTGGCCGTATTGAGAGCAAGTTACGTGAATTCAACGTCACCGCATCGACTGATTTACAAACCCCACAAGAATTCACCAATGTGGTGATCAAATCAGTCAATGGCATTCAGGTGCGCATTGGTGATGTCGCGCGTGTGGAGCAGGGGCCACAGCTCGAGCGTACGGCCACACGATTGAATGGCAAAGATGCCATTACCCTGGGCGTGATTCGCAATGCCACTGCAAATCCATTGGATTTGAGTGCAGCCGTGCGCAACATGATTCCTAAGATCAAAGAGAACTTGCCACCTGGAGTTGAGATTGAGGTTGCCAATGACAACTCGGTGTTCATTGATCGATCAATCAAGGCGGTCTATCAGACCATTTTGGAAGCCGCTGTCTTGGTGGCTCTGGTCATCTTTGTGTTCTTACGCACGCTGCGTGCATCCATCATTCCGTTGGTCACCATTCCCGTATGTTTGATCGGCACATTTGCGTTGATGGCCATGTTTGGCTTCACGGTCAATACGCTGACCATGCTGGCGCTTGTGTTAGCTATTGGTTTGGTGGTGGATGACGCGATCGTGGTTCTCGAAAACATCTATCGCCACATTGAAGAGGGCATGTCGCCGTTTCATGCGGCGATCAAAGGCGCCAAGGAAGTAGGCTTTGCCGTGGTAGCCATGACCATGACCTTGGCCGCTGTGTATGCGCCATTGGCCTTCACGCCAGGACGCACTGGTAAGTTGTTTACCGAATTTGCTTTGGCTTTAGCGGGCTCGGTGGTGGTGTCGGGTTTTGTGGCTTTGACCTTGTCACCCATGATGTGCTCGATCATGCTCAAGCACAGCCACAACCCGAGTTGGTTTGATCGCACCATGGAAGTACAACTCCAGCGTATTTCCAATGCTTATGGTCGTTTGTTGAAATGGACTTTGTCGCAGGGTGTTGTTTTTGGACGCGTGATGTCTCGTCGTTGGTTGGTGGTCGGTGTGATGGTGCTGGCTGGTATTGGTACGTGGACCTTGCTCAAAACCACCAAGAGTGAATTGGCGCCGATGGAGGACCGTGGTGTGATTTTGACGGTCATCAACGGACCTGATGGTGCCACGATGGACTACACCACGCGCTACACCTTGGCCCTAGAAAAAATGGCCGACAAATACACCGAGTTCGATCGAATTTTCACAGTGGTCGGTAACCCAACAGTGGCGCAAGGTAACGTGTTTTACCGAGCCAGGCCTTGGGAAGAGCGTAAGAAGACCACCTTGGAGATCGCGCGGGATATGACGCCGGCGGTCGCTGGGTTGCCAGGTGTGACAGCTTTCCCAATCACGCCTCCTTCGCTGGGACAGCCGTTTCGTGAGCGTCCATTGAACTTTGTGATCTTGACGTCGGACAGTTATCAAAACTTGGCGCAAGTGGTGCGTAGTTTTCAAGAGGAAATTGCGAAGAACCCAGGCATTGTGAGTGTGGACACTGATCTTCGCTTGAACAAGCCAGAAATCAGCATGGAGGTCGACCGCGAGCGCGCCGCTGATATGGGGGTGCCCGTGGAACAAATCGCCCGTGCGGTAGAAACCATGATGGGTGGACGCCAAGTGACCCGTTACAAGCGTGAGGGTGACCAATACGATGTGATTGTGCAAACTGCATCGACGGGTCGAGATACTCCCGACGACATCGAGCGTGTATTTGTTCGAGGCAAAGGCGATGCCATGATTCCGCTGTCAGCGTTGGTGAAGATCAAAGAGGTGGTGGTTCCCCGAGAGTTGAATCACTTTAGCCAGCGCCGTAGCGCATCCATCAGCGCCAACTTGTCGCCCACGTATTCGCTGGGTGAGGCCATCGCTTTCATGAATGCCACTGCGCAGAAAGTGCTCAAGCCGGGGTACTCGACAGACCTCAACGGCACTTCTCGCGAGTTCGTTAAATCATCGGGTTCGTTGGTGGTGGTGTTTGTGCTGGCGCTTTTGTTTATTTTCTTGGTGCTGGCGGCGCAGTTCGAAAGTTTTGTCGATCCGCTGGTCATCATGCTCTCGGTTCCGTTGTCGATGGTGGGGGCACTGCTGGCCCTGCAGTTCAGCGGCGGAACGCTCAACGTGTTCAGTCAGATTGGTCTCATCACCTTGGTGGGGTTGATCACCAAGCACGGCATTTTGATTGTGGAGTTTGCGAATCAGCTGCGGCATGAAGGCATGGAGCTGTTTGAAGCTGTCACGCAATCTGCCACATTGCGGTTACGTCCGATTTTGATGACTACGGGGGCGATGGTGCTCGGTGCTATTCCCTTGGCTTTGGCTTCCGGTGCGGGCGCTGAAAGCCGCAAACAAATTGGTTGGGTCATTGTGGGCGGCATGAGCTTGGGGACTTTGCTCACCATCTTTGTGGTGCCCACCATGTACACCTTGTTTGCACGCCAAAAAGTGCCAGGCGCGATTGATGTGCGCCATGAAGATGAGGACGTGGGTGCCTGA
- the ppa gene encoding inorganic diphosphatase — MSLNQVTPGSKVPEAFNVIIEIPMNSDPVKYEVDKESGALFVDRFMGTAMHYPTNYGYVPQTIAGDGDPVDVLVMTPFPLPPGVVVPCRALGILLMEDEGGVDGKVLAVPTEKILARYSNIKSLADIHELQLQQIAHFFEHYKDLEKGKWVKVKGWEGIESAHKEILDGIANYKK; from the coding sequence ATGTCCCTGAATCAAGTCACCCCCGGTAGCAAAGTTCCTGAAGCCTTCAACGTGATCATCGAAATCCCGATGAACTCAGACCCTGTGAAGTACGAAGTCGATAAAGAGTCTGGTGCTCTGTTCGTGGACCGCTTCATGGGTACGGCCATGCATTACCCCACCAACTACGGTTATGTGCCACAAACCATCGCTGGCGACGGCGATCCTGTGGACGTGTTGGTGATGACACCTTTCCCATTGCCTCCCGGCGTGGTGGTGCCTTGCCGTGCGTTGGGCATCTTGTTGATGGAAGACGAAGGCGGCGTGGACGGCAAAGTGTTGGCTGTGCCCACCGAGAAAATCTTGGCCCGTTACAGCAACATCAAGTCGTTGGCTGACATCCATGAGTTGCAATTGCAACAGATCGCCCACTTCTTTGAACACTACAAAGACCTCGAAAAAGGCAAGTGGGTCAAGGTCAAAGGCTGGGAAGGCATTGAGTCTGCCCACAAAGAAATCTTGGACGGTATTGCCAATTACAAGAAGTGA
- the mobA gene encoding molybdenum cofactor guanylyltransferase MobA — translation MTHTISPQDITGLILAGGRGSRMGGVDKGLQNFNGIPLALHTLMRLGPQVQSVMVNANRNLSAYESFGAAVWPDASADFAGPLSGFLVGLERAETPYVLTVPCDTPRLPLDLAERLAEALVREDADIAMAAAPETDEHGHTQVRTQPVFCLMKIELSESLVKFTHSGGRKIDAWTAQHKTVVVPFNSKSDDPLAFANVNTLTELQALENAAP, via the coding sequence ATGACGCACACCATCTCCCCTCAAGACATCACTGGCCTGATCTTGGCCGGAGGACGAGGCAGCCGCATGGGCGGCGTGGACAAAGGCTTGCAAAACTTCAATGGCATCCCGCTGGCCCTGCACACACTCATGCGCTTAGGCCCGCAAGTGCAAAGCGTGATGGTCAACGCCAACCGTAACCTCTCAGCCTACGAGTCCTTTGGGGCTGCCGTCTGGCCTGATGCATCGGCTGACTTTGCAGGCCCCTTGTCAGGCTTCTTGGTGGGGCTAGAGCGGGCTGAAACGCCCTATGTACTCACCGTCCCATGTGACACCCCGCGTCTGCCGCTTGATTTGGCTGAGCGCTTGGCCGAAGCCTTGGTCCGTGAAGACGCAGACATTGCCATGGCCGCAGCACCTGAAACCGACGAACACGGCCACACACAAGTTCGCACACAACCTGTATTTTGTTTGATGAAGATTGAGTTGTCTGAAAGCTTGGTCAAGTTCACCCACAGCGGTGGCCGCAAGATTGACGCTTGGACCGCGCAACACAAAACAGTTGTCGTTCCATTTAATAGCAAGAGCGATGACCCGCTGGCTTTTGCCAACGTCAACACCTTGACTGAACTGCAAGCTTTGGAAAACGCCGCGCCATGA
- the glp gene encoding gephyrin-like molybdotransferase Glp, translating to MKSIDDIAAALQGYDPQALSVDQVNAFLHELVQPVSVDESQDVFLFDALGRVLAKDVISPISVPAHNNSAMDGFAFDAAQLQANQPLTLRVVGTALAGKAWQGKVNAGECLKIMTGAIMPDGLDTVVPQEFCQIENAHDVTTVTIPPNILKAGDNRRLLGEDLMQGQPALKAGQHLTPAALGLIASLGLPDVRVHRRLRVAYFSTGDEVLSLGDAPREGAVYDSNRYTVFGLLTRLGCEVIDMGVVRDDPALLEAAFAKAAQEADAIITSGGVSVGEADFTKAMMKKLGDVAFWKIAMRPGRPMAVGRIGKSVLFGLPGNPVAVMVTFLAFVRPALLRMMGSTAQPAPLLRAKCLEPLRKKAGRTEYQRGFVSSAIDGTLQVRTTGNQGSGVLSSMVQGNGLIVLHHNQGNVAIGDEVDVMMFEGSI from the coding sequence ATGAAAAGTATTGACGACATTGCAGCAGCCCTGCAAGGCTACGACCCACAAGCGTTGAGCGTCGACCAAGTCAACGCGTTCTTGCACGAACTGGTGCAACCGGTTTCGGTCGATGAATCGCAAGACGTGTTTTTGTTCGACGCCCTCGGTCGCGTACTTGCCAAGGATGTCATCTCCCCCATCAGCGTGCCCGCGCACAACAACTCTGCCATGGATGGCTTTGCATTCGACGCCGCGCAGCTGCAAGCGAACCAGCCACTCACGCTGCGCGTGGTGGGCACGGCATTGGCTGGCAAAGCGTGGCAAGGCAAAGTGAATGCCGGCGAATGCCTCAAGATCATGACAGGCGCCATCATGCCCGATGGCTTAGACACTGTCGTGCCTCAAGAGTTCTGCCAAATTGAGAACGCACACGATGTGACCACCGTCACCATACCGCCCAACATCTTGAAAGCCGGTGACAACCGCCGCTTGTTGGGTGAAGACCTGATGCAAGGCCAGCCTGCTTTAAAGGCGGGTCAACACCTCACGCCCGCAGCCTTGGGGCTGATCGCGAGCCTTGGCCTTCCCGATGTGCGCGTACACCGCCGTTTGCGCGTGGCCTACTTCTCCACCGGTGATGAAGTGTTGAGCTTGGGTGACGCCCCCCGCGAAGGCGCTGTGTACGACAGCAACCGCTACACCGTGTTTGGCCTACTCACACGCCTAGGCTGCGAAGTCATAGACATGGGTGTGGTGCGTGACGATCCTGCACTCTTAGAGGCTGCCTTTGCGAAAGCCGCACAAGAAGCCGATGCCATCATCACCAGCGGCGGCGTGAGCGTGGGCGAAGCAGACTTCACCAAAGCCATGATGAAAAAGCTTGGCGATGTGGCGTTTTGGAAAATCGCCATGCGTCCTGGCCGCCCCATGGCTGTGGGGCGCATTGGCAAGTCGGTGCTGTTTGGTTTGCCCGGCAACCCCGTGGCGGTGATGGTCACCTTCCTTGCCTTTGTGCGCCCTGCTCTGCTGCGCATGATGGGCAGCACCGCCCAACCTGCGCCACTGTTGCGCGCCAAATGCTTAGAACCCCTGCGAAAAAAAGCAGGCCGCACCGAATACCAACGTGGCTTTGTCAGCAGCGCAATCGACGGCACGCTGCAAGTGCGCACCACAGGCAACCAAGGCTCAGGCGTGCTGAGCTCGATGGTGCAAGGCAATGGTCTCATCGTGCTGCATCACAACCAAGGCAATGTCGCGATAGGCGATGAGGTGGATGTGATGATGTTTGAAGGCTCTATTTAA
- a CDS encoding methyltransferase domain-containing protein produces MSSTPLKTDSLPDWLASPAGQYLCAWEQTYLDRAVADVFGFHALQLGFPALDGLQANRMPHRWLACDAQPEPWPLGRDLLLTNYEALPFPSASLDLLVLPHTLELSYDPHATLREVERVLVPEGRVVICGFNPNSLWGLSKSCQRGFSQVGDFIGQRRLRDWLQLLSFEVESTSFGCYRPAVKTERWLKRWDWMDEAGVRWWPILGSVYGMVAVKRVQGLRLMSPAWKKSAPRAAAVVTSASSAANNTAVQSAAHTASKGME; encoded by the coding sequence ATGTCATCCACACCTTTAAAAACCGATAGTTTGCCTGACTGGCTGGCTTCTCCTGCAGGCCAGTATTTGTGCGCGTGGGAGCAAACCTATTTAGACCGTGCGGTGGCGGATGTGTTTGGTTTTCATGCCTTGCAACTTGGGTTTCCCGCACTCGACGGTTTGCAGGCCAATCGCATGCCGCACCGCTGGCTGGCTTGTGATGCACAGCCTGAGCCGTGGCCCTTGGGGCGAGACCTGTTGTTGACCAACTATGAAGCCTTACCCTTTCCGAGTGCCAGTTTGGACTTGCTGGTTTTGCCACACACATTGGAGCTGAGCTACGACCCACACGCCACCTTGCGTGAGGTTGAGCGCGTGTTAGTGCCTGAAGGGCGTGTGGTGATTTGTGGATTCAATCCCAACAGCTTGTGGGGTTTGAGCAAGAGCTGTCAGCGTGGTTTTTCGCAGGTGGGGGATTTCATTGGGCAGCGCAGGCTGCGTGATTGGCTCCAACTACTGAGCTTTGAGGTGGAGTCCACCAGCTTTGGTTGCTATCGGCCAGCAGTGAAGACCGAGCGCTGGCTGAAGCGCTGGGATTGGATGGACGAGGCGGGCGTTCGCTGGTGGCCCATCTTGGGTTCAGTCTATGGAATGGTGGCAGTCAAACGTGTGCAAGGCTTGCGTCTGATGTCACCCGCCTGGAAAAAATCAGCGCCCAGAGCCGCAGCTGTCGTGACTTCGGCTTCTAGTGCAGCCAACAACACGGCGGTGCAGTCGGCGGCACACACTGCATCAAAAGGAATGGAATGA
- the gloB gene encoding hydroxyacylglutathione hydrolase encodes MKLIALPAFSDNYLWLWQQDQLAVVVDPGDAAPVLQALAKDGLTLAAILVTHHHADHVGGVRELHLATGAQVFGPAREDVPAPFTPVMQGDAFELLGQTVQVLDVPGHTAGHVAYVLPNAPHSPVLFCGDTLFSGGCGRIFEGTPAQMLASLDLLASLPARTRVCCAHEYTLSNLRFALAVEPSNIDLQTYAAHCQQLRAQGVPTLPAQLATELQINPFLRARHPDVRHAVAQHAGLSALEQTDDVAVFAALREWKNDFK; translated from the coding sequence ATGAAACTGATTGCACTGCCCGCGTTCTCTGACAACTATCTCTGGTTGTGGCAACAAGACCAACTGGCCGTGGTCGTCGACCCTGGTGACGCTGCACCTGTATTGCAAGCACTGGCCAAAGACGGGCTGACATTGGCAGCCATTCTAGTGACCCACCACCATGCCGACCATGTAGGTGGCGTGCGTGAACTGCACCTGGCCACCGGGGCCCAAGTCTTTGGACCTGCACGCGAAGATGTGCCAGCGCCCTTCACTCCCGTCATGCAAGGCGATGCATTTGAACTGCTGGGTCAAACGGTGCAAGTTCTGGATGTACCAGGCCACACGGCTGGCCATGTGGCCTATGTGCTACCCAACGCGCCCCACAGCCCTGTGCTGTTTTGTGGCGACACCTTGTTCTCTGGCGGATGCGGTCGTATTTTCGAAGGCACGCCTGCTCAAATGCTGGCCTCATTAGATCTTTTGGCTTCACTTCCTGCGCGCACACGGGTGTGCTGCGCCCACGAGTACACTCTATCCAACTTGCGATTTGCGCTCGCCGTAGAACCCAGCAACATCGACTTGCAAACCTACGCAGCACACTGCCAACAACTCAGGGCTCAAGGTGTTCCCACCCTACCCGCCCAGTTGGCCACTGAATTGCAAATCAACCCGTTTTTACGGGCTCGACACCCTGATGTGCGACACGCTGTTGCACAGCACGCTGGACTCTCAGCGCTCGAACAAACCGACGATGTGGCTGTCTTTGCAGCACTTCGCGAATGGAAGAACGATTTCAAATGA